One Pectobacterium polaris DNA window includes the following coding sequences:
- a CDS encoding mannitol dehydrogenase family protein: protein MTDTIKNIATCELPASVQFPHYDRKALKPRIVHIGFGAFHRAHQALLTDRVLNMVGGDWGICEVVLFSDDTMITALRQQDHLFTVLEKAATENQPIVVGAVCESLHAKIEGISAIIEKLAAPETAIVSLTITEKGYCMDGTSGKLDRTNKLIQQDLSDPRHPASVPGLLAEALRLRHERGIAPFTILSCDNVPENGKTAKAAVLESAGLNDQSLIDWIEAKVSFPNTMVDRIVPAATPEALQEIADHLGVADPCAIACEPFIQWVIEDHFTAGRPEWEKAGVQLVHDVLPFEEMKLRMLNGSHSFLAYLGYLAGYDHVSDCMNDENYRRAVSHLMLLEQAPTLSVVDIDLKDYAVQLLTRFSNPALKHRTWQIAMDGSQKLPQRMLESLRWHVRNGGDYRCLALGVAGWMRYVSGKDDAGNPIEIRDPLAEKLRQVVAETSDNAERVSAFLNIRSIFGEDLSANHDVFNAIAQAYLKLRDHGAKNTVAALVQDFK, encoded by the coding sequence ATGACTGATACAATAAAAAATATCGCTACTTGCGAACTGCCTGCCAGCGTCCAATTTCCCCACTACGATCGTAAGGCGCTGAAGCCGCGCATCGTCCATATCGGTTTTGGTGCTTTTCATCGCGCTCATCAGGCACTGCTCACCGATCGCGTGCTGAATATGGTGGGAGGAGACTGGGGAATTTGTGAAGTCGTGCTGTTCAGCGACGACACCATGATCACTGCGCTGCGCCAGCAGGATCATCTGTTTACCGTGTTGGAAAAAGCGGCGACTGAAAATCAGCCAATTGTGGTTGGTGCCGTGTGCGAATCGTTACATGCCAAAATAGAAGGCATTAGTGCCATTATTGAGAAACTCGCCGCACCAGAGACCGCCATCGTTTCCCTGACGATTACCGAAAAAGGCTATTGCATGGACGGGACGAGCGGCAAGCTGGATCGGACCAATAAGCTGATTCAGCAGGATCTCAGCGATCCTCGTCATCCTGCTTCAGTACCGGGATTGCTGGCGGAAGCGCTACGCTTACGTCACGAACGCGGGATTGCGCCATTCACCATCCTCTCATGTGATAACGTGCCGGAAAATGGCAAAACAGCCAAAGCTGCCGTGCTCGAATCTGCGGGGCTTAACGATCAGAGTCTGATCGATTGGATCGAGGCTAAGGTTTCTTTCCCGAATACGATGGTGGATCGCATTGTCCCTGCCGCGACGCCGGAAGCGTTGCAGGAAATTGCCGATCACCTCGGCGTCGCCGATCCCTGTGCGATAGCCTGTGAGCCCTTTATTCAATGGGTGATCGAAGATCATTTCACTGCCGGACGCCCTGAGTGGGAAAAAGCGGGCGTGCAATTGGTGCATGACGTCCTGCCGTTTGAAGAAATGAAACTGCGCATGCTGAACGGCAGCCACTCGTTTTTAGCCTATCTGGGCTATCTCGCCGGTTACGATCACGTCAGCGATTGTATGAATGACGAGAACTATCGCCGAGCGGTATCTCATCTCATGCTGCTGGAGCAGGCACCGACGCTCAGCGTGGTGGATATCGACCTGAAAGACTATGCCGTTCAGCTGCTTACCCGTTTTTCCAACCCAGCGCTCAAGCATCGAACCTGGCAAATCGCGATGGATGGTTCACAAAAACTGCCCCAGCGCATGCTGGAATCGCTACGCTGGCATGTGCGTAATGGCGGAGACTATCGCTGTCTGGCATTAGGGGTCGCTGGCTGGATGCGTTATGTCAGCGGAAAAGATGATGCAGGCAACCCTATAGAGATCCGCGATCCGCTGGCTGAAAAACTCAGACAGGTCGTTGCGGAAACATCAGATAACGCCGAGCGGGTCAGTGCGTTTCTCAATATTCGTTCTATTTTTGGTGAGGATCTGTCAGCAAACCACGATGTGTTCAACGCTATCGCACAGGCTTATCTGAAGCTGCGCGATCACGGCGCAAAGAACACCGTGGCCGCACTGGTACAAGACTTTAAATAA
- a CDS encoding MFS transporter codes for MNKPISFKHTFCYGSANLLGSGALAISGAWLMYFYTTFCGLTLVQAAAIFSVASIIDAISNPIMGYISDNFYNTRVGRRFGRRRFFILLGVPLVLVYPMLWVEGFGFWYYLATYVLFELIYTSIMVPYETLATEMTSDFKLRSKLTGSKAIFGKIANFLAAFIPGQFIAIYGKDSATPFFYTGLVYGAIMCGAMIALYMTSWERPVNEIVRESTSSLWQAMKKLSVDMVSTFRLRIFRKHLGMYLFGFGAEWLFASAFTYFIVFGLKQNTALVSHLNSFSSIMQLISTAAFIGICVKMGFARPFRLALMVVIVSVIAYAALYFANWSEDMTIFVLFAITAVFGLSTGGIYYIPWTVYTFLADVDEVLTGRRREGIYAGAMTFAGKMVRSVIVFAMGWTLSQFGFVSGQSVQPESAVQAIVGVFSLGVIGLALIAIYYTTQMKLDRKNHAILLEEIARIKAGGAIADVPAHARAVAEELTGWEYEKCWGNNPLGVQSEESKPQVATAQH; via the coding sequence ATGAATAAACCAATCTCTTTTAAACATACGTTCTGCTACGGCAGCGCAAACCTGCTTGGCAGTGGCGCGCTTGCTATCAGCGGCGCATGGCTGATGTACTTCTACACCACATTCTGTGGGTTAACATTGGTTCAGGCTGCTGCTATTTTCTCCGTTGCCAGCATCATCGATGCGATCAGTAACCCCATCATGGGGTACATCAGCGATAACTTCTACAACACCCGAGTTGGCCGCCGATTTGGCCGCCGCCGCTTCTTTATTTTGCTGGGTGTCCCGCTGGTTCTGGTCTACCCCATGCTATGGGTTGAAGGCTTTGGCTTCTGGTACTATCTGGCGACGTACGTGCTGTTCGAGCTGATTTACACCTCGATCATGGTGCCGTATGAGACGCTGGCTACCGAAATGACCTCTGACTTTAAACTGCGCTCTAAGCTGACAGGTTCTAAAGCCATTTTCGGTAAAATCGCCAACTTCCTGGCGGCATTCATTCCTGGGCAGTTTATTGCTATCTACGGTAAAGATTCCGCAACGCCATTCTTCTACACTGGCCTGGTCTACGGCGCCATTATGTGTGGGGCGATGATCGCGCTGTACATGACATCCTGGGAACGTCCGGTCAACGAAATCGTCCGTGAAAGCACCTCCAGCCTGTGGCAAGCGATGAAAAAGCTGAGCGTGGATATGGTTTCTACCTTCCGTCTGCGTATTTTCCGTAAGCATCTGGGGATGTACCTGTTTGGCTTCGGCGCTGAGTGGCTTTTCGCTTCCGCGTTCACCTACTTCATCGTGTTTGGTCTGAAGCAGAACACCGCGCTGGTATCACACCTCAATAGCTTCAGCTCGATTATGCAGCTCATTTCTACCGCAGCCTTCATCGGTATCTGCGTCAAAATGGGCTTTGCACGACCGTTCCGTCTGGCACTGATGGTGGTGATCGTCAGCGTGATAGCCTATGCCGCGCTCTATTTCGCTAACTGGTCAGAAGACATGACCATCTTTGTTCTGTTCGCCATTACGGCCGTATTTGGCCTGAGTACGGGCGGTATCTACTACATTCCGTGGACGGTTTATACCTTCCTGGCCGATGTGGATGAAGTCCTGACCGGGCGTCGTCGTGAAGGAATTTACGCCGGTGCGATGACGTTTGCCGGTAAAATGGTTCGCTCTGTGATTGTCTTCGCGATGGGCTGGACGCTGAGTCAATTCGGCTTTGTCTCCGGGCAGTCAGTGCAACCAGAATCTGCCGTACAGGCGATTGTTGGCGTGTTCTCGCTAGGTGTTATCGGTCTTGCGCTGATTGCGATTTACTACACCACTCAGATGAAGCTGGATCGTAAAAACCACGCCATTCTGCTGGAAGAAATTGCACGTATCAAAGCGGGCGGTGCCATTGCCGATGTACCAGCTCATGCTCGTGCTGTCGCAGAAGAGCTGACAGGCTGGGAATATGAGAAGTGCTGGGGCAACAACCCGTTAGGCGTTCAGTCAGAAGAGTCTAAACCGCAGGTTGCTACTGCACAGCATTAA